In one window of Agrobacterium larrymoorei DNA:
- the pncA gene encoding bifunctional nicotinamidase/pyrazinamidase yields the protein MKALLLIDIQNGFCPGGNLAVADGDKIVPIANALIESGGYDLIVASQDWHPANHGSFASQHPGKSPFEMGEISGKPQVMWPDHCVQGTPDAEFHPDLNIEAFDYIQQKGENPAVDSYSAFRDNDQSATTGLADYLNRQGVTSLDICGLATDYCVSFSVLDALEMLPDVKVRFIEDASRGIDPEGIRTAIAAMRAKGVAVVNSSDILEG from the coding sequence ATGAAAGCGCTGCTGCTGATCGATATCCAGAACGGCTTTTGCCCCGGCGGAAATTTGGCTGTGGCCGATGGTGACAAGATCGTGCCGATTGCCAATGCGCTGATTGAAAGTGGCGGCTACGACCTCATCGTCGCTTCGCAGGACTGGCACCCGGCCAACCACGGCAGCTTCGCATCGCAACATCCCGGCAAGTCTCCATTCGAGATGGGAGAGATTTCCGGCAAGCCGCAGGTCATGTGGCCGGATCATTGCGTTCAAGGCACGCCGGATGCGGAATTCCACCCGGACCTGAACATAGAGGCTTTCGACTACATCCAGCAAAAAGGCGAAAACCCCGCCGTCGATAGCTACTCCGCTTTCCGCGATAACGACCAGTCCGCCACCACCGGTCTTGCGGATTACCTGAACCGCCAAGGCGTGACATCGCTGGATATTTGCGGTCTGGCCACCGATTACTGCGTCAGCTTCTCGGTTCTGGATGCTCTGGAAATGCTGCCGGACGTAAAGGTCCGCTTCATCGAAGACGCCAGCCGGGGTATCGACCCGGAAGGCATCAGAACCGCAATTGCCGCCATGCGGGCCAAGGGTGTGGCGGTGGTCAATAGCAGTGATATTCTTGAGGGATAG
- a CDS encoding aminopeptidase P family protein: MFQSFDNKSTPQFGKARVEALRATFDGLGIDGFLVPRADEYQGEYVPECAERMAWISGFTGSAGVVLVTRNHAVVFVDGRYTTQLASQVDPVVFTGGDLVGAPPAKWLSENAPNGFRLGIDPWLHTSAELSRLEKAVTEKGGSVVLLAANPLDPLWEGRPAEPLEPVIIQPDAFTGTVASVKISTIAETVSARKADAVLVTDPSSIAWIFNIRGNDVPHTPHPLARAIIHADGKADLFLDERKTNAEVKAYLSSLARQHAPADIETQLRDLARGGAKILADVDVVPVALTRLIKDNGGEVVEASDPVKLPRACKNEAELAGSAAAHIQDGAAMVEYLAWLDSQQPGSITEIQAVKALEAARARVGEAMQNPLKDISFDTISGAGPNAAIIHYRVTTDSDRRLQDGEMFLVDSGAQYVNGTTDITRTVAIGNVPEEQKRFFTLVLKGVIAISDARFPKGTRGCDLDPLARIALWKAGADYGHGTGHGVGSYLSVHEGPQRISRVSQQEILPGMILSNEPGYYRPGDFGIRIENLIYVREAEAIAGGDQPMLSFETLTWCPIDRRLIVVSLLTEDERDWLNGYHATTREKLMPLISDAGVREWLVAATEEV, translated from the coding sequence ATGTTCCAGTCCTTCGACAACAAATCCACCCCGCAGTTCGGCAAGGCGCGCGTTGAAGCGCTGCGCGCGACATTCGATGGGCTTGGCATTGACGGTTTTCTCGTGCCGCGTGCCGATGAGTATCAGGGTGAATATGTGCCGGAATGTGCGGAGCGGATGGCATGGATTTCCGGCTTCACCGGTTCGGCTGGTGTCGTGCTGGTCACGCGCAATCATGCGGTTGTGTTCGTCGATGGTCGCTATACCACGCAGCTTGCCTCGCAGGTCGATCCTGTCGTCTTTACGGGTGGCGATCTGGTTGGAGCGCCGCCCGCAAAATGGCTTTCCGAGAATGCGCCGAATGGCTTCCGACTTGGTATAGACCCGTGGCTCCACACCAGCGCGGAACTTTCGCGTCTTGAGAAAGCCGTTACAGAGAAGGGCGGATCAGTCGTTCTGCTGGCCGCCAATCCGCTCGATCCCCTATGGGAAGGCCGTCCTGCCGAGCCGCTGGAACCGGTGATCATCCAACCTGATGCCTTCACCGGTACGGTTGCGAGTGTAAAAATCAGCACGATTGCCGAGACCGTTTCTGCGCGCAAGGCGGATGCCGTGCTGGTAACGGACCCGTCCTCCATCGCATGGATATTCAATATTCGCGGCAATGATGTTCCGCATACGCCACACCCTCTGGCCCGCGCGATCATCCATGCGGATGGCAAAGCCGATCTGTTTCTGGATGAGCGCAAGACCAATGCTGAAGTGAAAGCCTATCTTTCCAGCCTTGCGCGCCAGCATGCACCTGCCGATATCGAAACGCAGCTTCGCGATCTAGCCCGCGGGGGCGCGAAGATATTGGCAGATGTGGATGTCGTGCCCGTGGCGCTGACGCGGCTGATCAAGGACAATGGCGGCGAGGTGGTCGAGGCTTCCGATCCGGTGAAACTGCCGCGCGCCTGCAAGAACGAGGCTGAGCTTGCCGGTTCCGCCGCCGCCCATATTCAGGACGGCGCTGCCATGGTGGAATATCTGGCCTGGCTCGATAGCCAGCAGCCGGGCAGCATCACGGAAATTCAGGCGGTAAAGGCGCTGGAAGCTGCGCGCGCGCGTGTCGGCGAGGCGATGCAGAACCCTCTCAAGGACATTTCCTTCGACACGATTTCCGGTGCCGGGCCGAATGCCGCAATCATCCATTACCGGGTGACGACCGACAGCGACCGCAGACTTCAGGACGGCGAGATGTTTCTGGTCGATTCCGGTGCGCAATATGTCAATGGCACGACCGACATCACCCGCACCGTGGCCATCGGCAACGTGCCGGAGGAGCAGAAGCGGTTCTTTACGCTGGTGCTGAAGGGCGTGATCGCCATCAGCGACGCGCGCTTTCCCAAGGGCACGCGCGGCTGCGATCTCGACCCGCTGGCGCGCATCGCATTGTGGAAGGCGGGTGCCGATTACGGCCATGGCACCGGCCACGGCGTCGGCTCATATCTATCCGTTCATGAAGGTCCGCAGCGGATTTCGCGCGTGTCCCAGCAGGAAATTCTGCCGGGCATGATCCTTTCCAACGAACCCGGCTATTATCGCCCCGGCGACTTCGGCATTCGTATCGAAAACCTGATCTATGTGCGCGAAGCGGAAGCCATCGCAGGCGGCGACCAGCCCATGCTTTCCTTCGAAACGCTGACCTGGTGCCCCATCGACCGCAGGCTGATCGTCGTATCGCTGCTGACGGAAGACGAGCGGGACTGGCTCAACGGCTATCACGCCACGACGCGGGAGAAGCTGATGCCGCTCATTTCGGATGCGGGGGTTAGGGAGTGGCTGGTTGCGGCGACTGAGGAGGTGTGA
- a CDS encoding SCO family protein, producing the protein MKNIRIALWGAVVVLLGVMGWLTLELTKSREQMVEEAYGVPFQLVAQNGQPITEKAFQGKPTALFFGFTHCPEVCPTTLFELNGWMEKVDPAGDKLQAYFVSVDPERDTPEVMNQYVSNVSKRITGITGAPDKIAETLKGYRIYAKKVPVDDKDPNGDYTMDHTASVILLRPDGAFAGTIAYGENPDVAVQKLQNLVKS; encoded by the coding sequence ATGAAAAATATCCGTATCGCGCTTTGGGGTGCTGTTGTCGTTCTGCTTGGCGTTATGGGCTGGCTGACGCTGGAGTTGACCAAGAGCCGCGAGCAGATGGTTGAGGAAGCCTATGGCGTGCCTTTCCAGCTTGTTGCGCAAAATGGCCAGCCGATCACGGAAAAGGCGTTTCAGGGCAAACCCACCGCACTGTTCTTCGGCTTCACCCACTGCCCGGAAGTGTGCCCGACCACGCTGTTCGAGCTGAACGGCTGGATGGAAAAGGTCGATCCGGCAGGCGACAAGCTGCAGGCCTATTTCGTTTCCGTCGATCCAGAGCGGGATACGCCGGAAGTGATGAACCAGTATGTTTCCAATGTTTCCAAGCGCATAACCGGCATTACCGGCGCGCCGGACAAGATTGCCGAGACGCTGAAGGGTTATCGCATCTACGCCAAGAAGGTGCCGGTGGACGATAAGGACCCCAACGGCGATTATACGATGGACCACACGGCATCCGTGATCCTGCTTCGCCCTGATGGTGCATTTGCCGGAACGATTGCTTACGGCGAAAATCCCGATGTTGCCGTGCAGAAGCTGCAAAATCTCGTTAAGTCGTGA
- a CDS encoding AzlC family ABC transporter permease: MTHSPFRSGIRLGLPVALAVLPFGALFGAVAIDNGMNIFEATLMSGIIYAGASQLVGIELFNQNLPAWLVVLSIFAVNFRHVLYSAAMVRIVPEWSFARKAFGFFFLVDPQFAESVRQKEIHGSVSFSLYMGYALVVYVLWMLATVVGASLGNLVGDPKALGFDVLLPVYFMGMVLGFRKRDHFYPVMLASAVGAIASYHFVGSPWHVSIGAMTGIVVAVILPPAKGEISTTEEAQA; this comes from the coding sequence ATGACCCATTCTCCCTTCAGGTCCGGCATCCGGCTGGGCCTGCCCGTTGCTCTTGCCGTTCTGCCCTTCGGCGCGCTGTTTGGCGCGGTGGCAATCGATAACGGCATGAATATTTTCGAAGCGACGCTGATGAGCGGCATCATCTATGCCGGTGCAAGCCAGCTGGTCGGCATCGAACTCTTCAACCAGAACCTCCCGGCGTGGCTGGTCGTTCTGTCCATCTTCGCCGTAAATTTTCGTCATGTGCTTTATTCAGCAGCCATGGTCCGCATCGTGCCGGAATGGTCCTTTGCGCGCAAAGCCTTCGGCTTCTTCTTCCTTGTCGATCCGCAATTTGCAGAATCCGTGCGCCAGAAGGAAATCCACGGCTCGGTCAGTTTCTCGCTCTATATGGGCTATGCGCTGGTGGTCTATGTGTTGTGGATGCTGGCAACAGTGGTCGGCGCTTCGCTCGGAAATCTGGTGGGTGATCCCAAGGCGCTGGGCTTCGATGTGCTGCTGCCGGTCTATTTCATGGGCATGGTGCTGGGCTTTCGCAAGCGAGACCATTTCTACCCCGTCATGCTGGCAAGTGCCGTGGGCGCCATCGCTTCCTACCATTTCGTCGGCTCGCCCTGGCATGTCAGCATCGGCGCCATGACCGGCATCGTGGTTGCCGTCATCCTGCCGCCAGCAAAGGGTGAAATCTCGACAACCGAGGAGGCGCAGGCATGA
- a CDS encoding 50S ribosomal protein L11 methyltransferase, whose translation MSEIRLFVTTTEVQAGDVLDVMSEVFGEEDIAIATTEVDEKRDIWEASIYLLLEQEEEITERFQTLLTASFPHLKIEREVIPDVDWIAKSLEGLKPVRAGRFLVHGSHDRDKVRVNDLAIEIEAGQAFGTGHHGTTAGCLEMIEDVLRARIIRNALDLGTGSGVLAIATAKMRKVPVLATDIDPIATRVAKENARLNGIVSGIAFETAPGFHSDSFRKHGPFDLIIANILARPLIKMAPQLVAHLAPGGTVILSGILASQRWKVLSAYNGMHLSHIRTIWRNGWVTIHLRRDVF comes from the coding sequence GTGAGCGAAATCCGTCTCTTTGTCACCACCACCGAAGTTCAGGCAGGCGATGTGCTTGATGTGATGTCGGAGGTTTTCGGCGAGGAAGATATTGCCATCGCGACGACCGAGGTGGATGAAAAGCGCGATATCTGGGAAGCCTCGATCTACCTTCTGCTGGAGCAGGAGGAGGAAATTACCGAGCGTTTCCAGACGCTTCTCACCGCGTCTTTCCCTCATCTGAAGATTGAGCGCGAAGTCATTCCCGATGTGGACTGGATCGCGAAATCTCTGGAAGGCCTGAAGCCCGTACGGGCAGGGCGGTTCCTCGTTCATGGCTCGCATGATCGGGATAAGGTGCGGGTCAACGATCTGGCCATCGAGATCGAGGCGGGGCAGGCCTTCGGCACGGGGCACCACGGCACCACGGCTGGCTGCCTGGAGATGATCGAGGATGTGCTGCGCGCACGCATCATCCGCAACGCGCTGGATCTCGGCACCGGCAGCGGCGTGCTCGCAATCGCCACGGCGAAGATGCGCAAGGTGCCGGTTCTGGCAACCGATATCGACCCGATTGCGACGCGCGTCGCCAAGGAAAATGCGCGGCTGAACGGCATCGTATCGGGCATTGCGTTCGAGACCGCACCGGGTTTCCATTCAGACTCGTTTCGCAAACACGGCCCGTTCGATCTCATCATCGCCAATATTCTGGCGCGCCCGCTGATCAAGATGGCGCCTCAGCTGGTTGCGCATCTGGCACCCGGCGGCACCGTCATCCTTTCGGGTATTCTGGCCTCACAGCGCTGGAAGGTTCTTTCCGCCTATAACGGCATGCATCTCAGCCATATCCGCACCATCTGGCGCAATGGCTGGGTGACGATCCATCTGCGTCGGGACGTTTTCTGA
- a CDS encoding AzlD family protein, which yields MNDLFDAQTLIIIFAGAVATYLTRVGGYVLMTRMKSIPPRVEAGLNAVPVAVLTTLVAPAFFEGGYEVKLGMILALIVGLRFPGLTMLFAGWALVVGLRYFSLA from the coding sequence ATGAACGACCTCTTCGACGCGCAGACCCTGATCATCATCTTTGCCGGTGCAGTGGCGACCTACCTCACCCGCGTCGGCGGCTATGTGCTGATGACCCGGATGAAATCCATCCCGCCCCGCGTGGAAGCCGGCCTCAACGCCGTCCCCGTCGCCGTCCTCACCACCCTCGTCGCACCAGCCTTCTTCGAAGGCGGATACGAGGTGAAACTGGGCATGATCCTCGCGCTCATCGTCGGATTGCGCTTTCCGGGGCTGACCATGCTGTTTGCCGGTTGGGCGCTTGTGGTGGGACTGCGGTATTTTTCGCTGGCTTGA
- a CDS encoding DUF2164 domain-containing protein, producing the protein MELKLDKQQKADLAAAIKTYLVDELDVEISGLQCEMLLEHLGEIVGPAFYNQGLKDAHAAVLRRMDDAGSDIDVLEQSFKGR; encoded by the coding sequence TTGGAACTGAAACTCGACAAACAGCAGAAAGCCGATCTTGCCGCGGCAATCAAAACCTATCTGGTGGACGAGCTCGATGTGGAGATCAGCGGGCTGCAATGCGAGATGCTGCTGGAGCATTTGGGTGAGATTGTCGGGCCAGCCTTTTATAATCAGGGGCTCAAGGATGCTCATGCCGCAGTCTTGCGGCGGATGGACGATGCTGGTTCGGATATCGATGTGCTGGAGCAGTCTTTTAAGGGGCGGTAA